In Spirosoma aureum, a single genomic region encodes these proteins:
- a CDS encoding TonB-dependent receptor — protein MGAPVYAHLGGISGVVYDQATNLPLRGVTVQLTGLGKAALTNELGQFRFDGLVAAPYKIEMSHLGFKALIIDVIVHDDKVTFLKTALTNAPVELSEVVVSSQRAHDQHLISSLDIKLRPIVNSQEILRLVPGLFIGQHAGGGKAEQIFLRGFDLDHGTDIRLTVDGMPVNMVSHAHGQGYADLHFVIPELVEGTDFKKGTYNTEKGNLATAGWVDFRTKTALDHSFVKLEAGQYNTYRAVAGLDLLGKKGRAKNQSAYLASEYSYSDSYFDNPQHFKRLNVMGKYHGHLALNTNLTLTGSTFWSKWNHSGQVPGRAIESGLTGFFGSIDPSEGGETSRTNLNAQLVTVTPRNHVIKNQFFYSNYNFELYSNFTFFKEDSINGDQIRQKEHRNLFGYNGSYSTQAYVDKSRWTTTLGAQYRQDITYHTELSHTKNRIETLNRIKFGNINELNAAAYADELIQFSDHFTLNAGVRLDYFRSQYEDLLPVTATTKWATQAIVSPKLNLYYTFNPGLQLYLNTGKGFHSNDARVVVAQDGRQILPGAYGSDLGVIFKPFPKLLINAAAWYLWLQQEFVYVGDEGVVEPSGRSRREGIDVSMRYQLTKNLYADVDLNTAKPRAIDAETGQNYLPLAPTFTSTGGLSLQTRSGLNGSIRYRYMGDRPANEDNSIVAKGYFVTDLQANYSKRSYNIGLSVQNLFNARWKETQFATESRLQGEAAPVDEIHFTPGTPFFARLSLTYSW, from the coding sequence ATGGGTGCGCCGGTGTATGCACATCTCGGCGGTATTTCAGGAGTAGTTTACGATCAGGCCACCAATCTGCCGCTACGTGGCGTTACTGTGCAGCTAACGGGTTTAGGTAAAGCTGCACTAACCAATGAGTTAGGACAGTTTCGTTTTGATGGCTTAGTGGCCGCTCCTTATAAAATCGAGATGTCGCATCTTGGCTTTAAAGCGCTGATCATCGACGTAATTGTTCACGATGATAAGGTCACTTTTCTGAAAACGGCGCTTACCAATGCGCCGGTTGAACTGAGCGAAGTGGTCGTATCGTCGCAACGGGCGCACGATCAGCACCTAATCAGTAGCCTTGATATTAAGCTTCGCCCGATCGTTAACTCGCAGGAGATTTTACGACTGGTACCGGGTTTATTTATTGGACAGCATGCAGGCGGAGGGAAGGCGGAACAGATTTTCCTGCGCGGTTTCGACCTCGACCACGGCACCGATATTCGTCTGACAGTCGATGGGATGCCGGTTAACATGGTATCGCACGCTCACGGACAGGGTTATGCCGATCTACATTTTGTTATTCCGGAATTAGTAGAAGGCACCGATTTTAAAAAAGGGACCTATAACACCGAAAAGGGCAATCTGGCGACGGCAGGCTGGGTCGATTTTCGGACGAAAACAGCATTGGATCACTCCTTTGTGAAACTCGAAGCCGGGCAGTATAATACCTATCGCGCTGTGGCCGGTCTGGATTTACTCGGCAAGAAGGGGAGAGCCAAAAATCAGTCGGCCTATCTGGCGTCGGAATATTCATATTCAGATTCCTATTTCGATAATCCGCAGCATTTTAAGCGACTGAACGTAATGGGCAAATACCACGGTCATCTTGCGCTCAACACAAACCTAACCCTGACGGGCTCCACGTTCTGGAGTAAATGGAACCATTCCGGTCAGGTTCCCGGCCGGGCTATCGAATCCGGACTGACTGGTTTCTTTGGTTCTATCGATCCCTCGGAAGGTGGCGAAACCAGCCGAACTAATCTGAATGCGCAACTGGTAACGGTGACACCCCGCAATCATGTCATTAAAAACCAGTTTTTCTACAGTAATTATAATTTTGAACTGTATTCCAACTTTACATTTTTCAAGGAAGACAGCATCAATGGCGATCAGATCCGGCAGAAAGAACACCGCAATCTGTTTGGCTATAATGGCAGTTATTCAACACAGGCTTATGTGGACAAAAGCCGCTGGACCACAACACTGGGCGCGCAATACCGACAGGATATAACTTATCATACTGAACTGTCGCATACCAAAAACCGTATAGAAACGCTGAATCGAATCAAATTCGGAAATATTAACGAGCTCAATGCGGCTGCATATGCCGATGAGCTTATTCAGTTTTCGGATCATTTCACGCTTAATGCCGGGGTTCGTCTGGATTATTTTCGGAGCCAGTATGAAGATTTGCTACCAGTGACAGCAACAACCAAATGGGCGACACAGGCCATTGTATCGCCCAAATTGAATCTGTATTATACGTTCAATCCAGGTCTGCAACTATACCTCAATACGGGAAAAGGCTTTCACTCTAACGACGCTCGTGTGGTGGTTGCTCAGGATGGGAGGCAGATTTTGCCGGGCGCTTATGGTTCCGATCTGGGTGTGATTTTCAAGCCGTTTCCTAAGCTACTGATCAATGCTGCTGCCTGGTATTTATGGCTACAGCAAGAGTTTGTTTATGTCGGTGATGAGGGTGTGGTAGAACCAAGTGGGCGCTCGCGCCGGGAAGGTATCGATGTGTCGATGCGGTATCAGCTTACCAAAAATCTGTATGCAGATGTCGACCTGAATACGGCTAAACCGCGTGCCATAGATGCTGAAACGGGACAGAATTATTTACCGTTAGCGCCAACGTTTACCTCAACGGGCGGTTTATCGCTACAAACCCGTTCAGGCCTGAATGGATCAATTCGGTATCGATACATGGGCGATCGTCCGGCTAATGAAGACAACTCCATTGTCGCAAAAGGGTATTTTGTAACAGACCTACAGGCTAACTATTCAAAGCGTAGCTACAACATTGGCCTGTCTGTACAAAATCTCTTCAACGCGCGCTGGAAAGAAACGCAGTTTGCCACCGAAAGCCGGTTGCAGGGCGAAGCTGCTCCGGTCGATGAGATTCACTTTACGCCGGGTACGCCGTTCTTCGCCCGACTGAGTCTAACCTATTCCT